In Opitutus sp. ER46, one DNA window encodes the following:
- a CDS encoding Hsp70 family protein, with protein sequence MSRFSVGIDLGTTNSAVSYFELARPAARGRDQATLAIPQVTALGTVETRPLLPSFLYLPAAQEFPAGALGLPWDAAPATGVVGEFARAHGAKVPARLVSSAKSWLSHAGVDRQGAVLPWQAPADVARVSPVEASRRYLAHLRAAWDQQYADAPLAQQEVVLTVPASFDAAARDLTLAAAQQAGLTSVTLLEEPQAAFYAWTEQKGETFRKHVQPGDVILVVDVGGGTSDFSLIAVTDRNGEVELTRVAVGDHILLGGDNMDLALAYAVNQRLAAGGKKLDAWQFSALTFACRQAKETLFADPAIERVPVAVPGRGSSLIGGTIRTELTREELTRVLTDGFFPQVAVTDLPKTARSTGLTQMALPYAQDAAVTRHLAAFLTRQARALAATPDAPVKVAGRTFVHPTAVLFNGGVFKAGVLKQRVLEVLNGWLAADGGAALKDLEGAELDLAVARGAAYYGWARHGHGLRIRGGTARAYYVGVEAAMPAVPGIEPPVRALCVAPFGMEEGTQADIPPQEFGLVIGEPTRFRFFSSSVRRDDAVGVMLDDPVGNDEFEELAPIESTLPAAGADAAGRVVPVNLQAVVTEIGTLELRCLEKGGAGRWKLELNVRMKE encoded by the coding sequence ATGTCCCGCTTCTCTGTCGGCATCGACCTTGGCACCACCAACTCGGCCGTGTCCTACTTTGAACTGGCCCGGCCCGCGGCGCGGGGTCGGGACCAGGCCACCCTGGCCATCCCGCAGGTGACGGCACTCGGGACGGTCGAAACCCGGCCGCTGCTGCCGTCGTTCCTCTACCTTCCGGCCGCGCAGGAGTTTCCCGCGGGCGCGCTCGGCCTGCCCTGGGACGCCGCGCCCGCAACCGGTGTGGTGGGCGAGTTTGCCCGGGCGCACGGCGCAAAGGTGCCGGCGCGCCTCGTGTCTTCCGCGAAGAGCTGGCTTTCGCATGCCGGCGTGGACCGCCAGGGCGCCGTCCTGCCGTGGCAGGCGCCAGCGGATGTCGCGCGCGTGTCACCGGTGGAGGCGTCACGCCGCTACCTTGCCCACCTGCGCGCCGCGTGGGATCAGCAGTATGCCGACGCGCCGCTCGCCCAGCAGGAGGTCGTGCTCACGGTGCCGGCGTCGTTCGATGCCGCGGCGCGGGATCTGACGCTGGCGGCGGCGCAGCAGGCCGGGCTCACGAGTGTCACGCTCCTCGAGGAACCGCAGGCGGCCTTCTACGCGTGGACCGAGCAAAAGGGTGAAACCTTCCGCAAGCACGTGCAGCCCGGTGACGTGATTCTCGTCGTGGACGTCGGTGGCGGGACGAGCGACTTCTCGCTGATCGCCGTCACGGATCGCAACGGCGAGGTCGAACTCACGCGCGTCGCCGTGGGCGATCACATCCTGCTCGGCGGCGACAACATGGATCTCGCGCTCGCGTACGCCGTGAACCAGCGGCTGGCGGCCGGCGGCAAGAAACTCGACGCGTGGCAGTTCAGCGCGCTCACGTTCGCGTGCCGGCAGGCGAAGGAAACACTGTTCGCCGATCCCGCCATCGAGCGGGTGCCGGTGGCGGTGCCCGGCCGCGGCTCCTCGCTGATCGGGGGCACGATTCGCACCGAATTGACGCGGGAGGAGCTGACGCGGGTGCTGACCGACGGCTTCTTCCCGCAAGTCGCGGTGACGGACCTGCCGAAAACCGCCCGCAGCACCGGCCTTACGCAGATGGCGTTGCCCTATGCGCAGGACGCGGCGGTCACGCGGCACCTCGCAGCTTTCCTCACGCGGCAGGCGCGGGCGCTCGCCGCTACGCCCGACGCGCCGGTCAAGGTCGCGGGGCGCACGTTCGTGCATCCGACGGCCGTGCTCTTCAACGGCGGTGTTTTCAAGGCCGGCGTGCTCAAGCAGCGCGTGCTCGAGGTTCTCAATGGCTGGCTGGCGGCCGATGGCGGCGCGGCCCTCAAGGATCTTGAAGGCGCGGAGCTCGACCTCGCGGTGGCGCGCGGCGCGGCCTACTACGGCTGGGCGCGGCACGGTCACGGCCTGCGGATCCGCGGTGGCACGGCGCGCGCGTACTACGTGGGCGTCGAGGCGGCGATGCCGGCTGTGCCCGGGATCGAACCGCCGGTGCGCGCGTTGTGCGTGGCGCCGTTCGGCATGGAGGAGGGTACGCAGGCGGACATTCCGCCGCAGGAGTTCGGCCTGGTGATTGGCGAACCCACGCGCTTCCGGTTCTTCTCGAGCTCGGTTCGCCGCGACGACGCCGTCGGCGTCATGCTCGACGATCCGGTGGGCAACGATGAGTTCGAGGAGCTCGCGCCGATCGAGTCCACGTTGCCCGCCGCCGGCGCCGATGCTGCCGGCCGCGTGGTCCCCGTGAACCTGCAGGCGGTCGTCACCGAGATCGGCACGCTGGAGCTGCGCTGCCTCGAGAAGGGCGGCGCCGGGCGGTGGAAGCTCGAGCTCAACGTCCGCATGAAGGAGTAA
- a CDS encoding DUF2760 domain-containing protein: MATQASKPSFFARLGLAFRVLGDATLAAKITALDAPVEVRPEVPENVHASGLSLLALLQREGRLVDFLEEDVGSFSDAEIGGAARVVHAGCRKVVKQYLDLEPVMGQAEGDAVTIPAGFNAERIRLTGNVAGQPPYRGTLKHHGWVATAVRLPAVSPALDPRVIAPAEVEL, from the coding sequence ATGGCAACCCAAGCGTCCAAACCATCCTTCTTTGCACGACTCGGCCTCGCGTTCCGCGTGCTCGGGGACGCCACTCTCGCGGCGAAGATCACCGCGCTCGATGCTCCCGTCGAAGTCCGTCCCGAGGTCCCGGAAAACGTGCACGCCTCCGGTCTTTCGCTCCTGGCGTTGCTGCAGCGCGAGGGGCGGCTGGTCGACTTCCTCGAGGAGGATGTCGGCTCGTTTTCCGACGCGGAGATCGGCGGGGCCGCCCGCGTCGTCCACGCCGGCTGCCGCAAGGTCGTCAAACAGTACCTCGATCTGGAGCCGGTCATGGGCCAGGCCGAGGGCGACGCTGTGACCATCCCGGCCGGGTTCAATGCGGAGCGGATCCGGCTGACGGGCAATGTCGCCGGCCAGCCGCCCTATCGCGGCACGCTCAAGCACCATGGTTGGGTTGCGACGGCGGTGCGGCTGCCAGCCGTCTCGCCAGCGCTCGATCCCCGCGTCATCGCGCCCGCGGAGGTTGAACTCTAG
- a CDS encoding SCO family protein, which yields MKRRNLMMLIAAAMLLVAPLRGAERVFTVIGVVREPLHGERLVIAHEEIPGFMAAMTMRFTVAEAARAEAAQLKAGDRVRFVLRVDEERSRAEAFKVLARAGAGGEQSAGPTPPRATAAIPRLKVGDVMPDFSLLDQEGRPLTRADLGGGLTVLTFIFTRCPVPEYCPLMTNRFAELQRAIVGDPKLGGRVRLLSISLDPAFDRPAVLKTYGTAFGARFEVWRFATGTDEEVGRLVRAFSVYREKNGVTLDHTLCTALVDADGRIVELWRGNGWKVDEVLARLRQ from the coding sequence ATGAAACGACGTAACCTCATGATGTTGATCGCGGCAGCGATGTTGTTGGTGGCGCCGCTGCGCGGGGCCGAGCGCGTGTTCACGGTGATCGGTGTGGTCCGCGAGCCGCTGCATGGGGAAAGACTCGTGATCGCGCATGAGGAAATTCCCGGGTTCATGGCGGCGATGACGATGCGGTTCACCGTGGCGGAGGCGGCGCGGGCCGAAGCCGCGCAACTCAAGGCCGGCGATCGCGTGCGATTCGTTTTGCGCGTCGACGAGGAGCGGTCGCGGGCCGAGGCATTCAAGGTTCTGGCCCGGGCGGGCGCGGGCGGGGAGCAGAGTGCGGGACCAACTCCGCCTCGCGCGACGGCCGCCATTCCTCGGCTCAAGGTCGGCGACGTGATGCCGGACTTCTCGCTTCTGGATCAGGAGGGCCGCCCGCTCACCCGGGCCGATCTGGGCGGTGGACTGACGGTGCTTACGTTCATTTTCACGCGCTGCCCGGTGCCGGAGTATTGCCCACTCATGACAAACCGGTTCGCCGAGTTGCAGCGTGCCATCGTGGGCGATCCCAAGCTTGGGGGCCGCGTGCGCCTCCTGAGCATCTCCCTTGATCCTGCCTTCGATCGTCCCGCCGTGCTGAAGACGTATGGCACCGCTTTTGGCGCGCGGTTCGAGGTGTGGCGCTTTGCCACCGGCACGGACGAGGAGGTGGGCCGGCTGGTGAGGGCGTTCTCCGTGTACCGCGAGAAGAACGGCGTGACGCTCGATCACACCTTGTGCACGGCGCTGGTCGACGCCGACGGTCGGATCGTCGAGTTGTGGCGTGGAAACGGATGGAAGGTCGACGAGGTTCTGGCGCGGCTCCGGCAATAG
- a CDS encoding plastocyanin/azurin family copper-binding protein → MKHTSTTLILGTALVAALLSGCGRSSSDAGAPSASAPAAKASEAAKPESGRAIQFTANDTMKFNMTEIHASPGEALSVTLTNEGTTPKFSMGHNWVLFTADIDLPAFVQESATAAATDYIPASFRPKVIAATKLLGPKESDTVTFFAPKTPGRYPFICSFPGHMQVGMKGELIVE, encoded by the coding sequence ATGAAACACACGTCCACGACCCTGATTCTCGGCACCGCCCTGGTTGCCGCCCTCCTTTCCGGCTGCGGCCGCTCCTCCTCGGACGCCGGCGCGCCTTCCGCCAGCGCCCCCGCCGCCAAGGCCAGCGAGGCGGCCAAGCCGGAGTCCGGTCGGGCCATCCAGTTCACCGCCAACGACACGATGAAGTTCAACATGACCGAGATTCACGCCTCCCCCGGCGAGGCGCTCTCGGTGACCCTCACCAACGAGGGCACGACCCCGAAGTTCTCCATGGGCCACAACTGGGTGCTATTCACGGCGGACATCGACCTGCCCGCCTTCGTACAGGAAAGCGCCACCGCGGCCGCGACCGACTACATCCCGGCGTCCTTCCGACCGAAGGTCATCGCCGCGACCAAGCTGCTCGGGCCCAAGGAGTCCGACACGGTCACGTTCTTCGCCCCCAAGACCCCCGGCCGCTACCCGTTCATCTGTTCGTTCCCCGGCCACATGCAGGTCGGCATGAAGGGCGAACTGATCGTCGAGTAA
- the nosZ gene encoding Sec-dependent nitrous-oxide reductase, producing MKSLLNFLLPAGAALALLGSSGCKPAGTPSSGAKGGAGVAANSPAARTWVAPGQKDEFYLFYSGGHSGQVFVAGLPSMRHITTIPVFGRYPGTGYGYDEETKKMLGEYTWGDVHHPGLSKTKGLYDGRWLFVNDNANNRVARIDLRDFKTHQILGPIPNSMGNHGSSFITENSEYVLVATRFSVPLPKGRYADLNDYAKEFNGMVSGIKIDPKSGEMSIGWQILTPPFDWDLGSTGKGPSSGWAFWTSYNTEMAHDQLEANASQLDRDYAAVVNWRAAEAAVKEGKATMLDGVPVIDPSKVPGVLYFLPVPKSPHGIDTDPSGRWIAASGKLQPVVSVFDFEKIQAAITKKDFATDFRGIPVLKYESVVEGEIPVGLGPLHTQYDDKGFAYTSLFIESAVAKWKLPPWTPEQRADFNKVVTDKIPVHYNIGHLVVGGGDTMQPYGKYLVAMNKMSKGRHISTGPSQPESSQLIDISGDKMEMVYEAFTEPEPHFAQILKVDAIKPIEVYPKAENTNPNAIWDAKDASVTRNGKVVEVKMLAIRSHFVPERIEVNEGDELVIHVTNVEQTPDMIHGLGIVEQNVNVVIDPGETKTIRLPMKKTGVFPFYCTNFCSALHQEMQGYLAVKPTNVASAK from the coding sequence ATGAAATCCCTCCTCAATTTCCTGCTTCCCGCGGGCGCCGCCCTCGCGCTCCTCGGTTCGTCCGGCTGCAAACCCGCCGGCACGCCGTCCTCCGGCGCCAAGGGCGGCGCCGGTGTCGCCGCCAACTCACCCGCGGCCCGCACCTGGGTCGCCCCCGGCCAGAAGGACGAGTTCTACCTCTTCTACTCCGGCGGCCACTCCGGCCAGGTGTTCGTCGCCGGCCTGCCCTCGATGCGGCACATCACCACGATCCCGGTCTTCGGCCGGTATCCTGGCACCGGCTACGGGTACGACGAGGAGACCAAGAAGATGCTGGGCGAGTACACCTGGGGCGACGTCCATCATCCGGGCCTCTCGAAGACCAAGGGGCTGTACGACGGCCGTTGGCTGTTCGTGAATGACAACGCCAACAACCGCGTCGCGCGCATCGACCTGCGCGATTTCAAGACGCATCAGATTCTCGGCCCCATCCCGAACTCGATGGGCAACCACGGTTCCTCCTTCATCACCGAGAACAGCGAGTACGTGCTGGTGGCGACGCGCTTCTCAGTGCCGCTGCCGAAGGGCCGTTACGCCGACCTGAACGACTACGCGAAGGAGTTCAACGGCATGGTGAGCGGCATCAAAATCGACCCGAAGTCGGGCGAGATGAGCATCGGCTGGCAGATTCTCACGCCGCCGTTTGACTGGGACCTCGGCTCCACGGGCAAGGGCCCGAGCAGCGGCTGGGCGTTCTGGACTTCGTACAACACCGAGATGGCCCATGACCAACTCGAGGCCAACGCCAGCCAGCTCGACCGCGACTACGCCGCCGTCGTTAACTGGCGCGCCGCGGAGGCCGCGGTGAAGGAGGGCAAGGCCACCATGCTCGACGGCGTGCCGGTCATCGACCCGTCGAAGGTCCCGGGCGTGCTCTATTTCCTGCCCGTGCCCAAGTCACCCCACGGCATCGACACCGATCCGTCCGGCCGCTGGATCGCCGCCTCCGGCAAGCTCCAGCCCGTGGTGTCGGTCTTCGACTTCGAGAAGATCCAGGCCGCCATCACGAAGAAGGACTTCGCCACCGACTTCCGGGGCATCCCGGTGCTAAAGTACGAATCCGTGGTCGAAGGTGAGATTCCGGTCGGCCTCGGCCCGCTGCACACGCAGTACGATGACAAGGGTTTCGCCTACACCTCGCTGTTCATCGAATCCGCCGTGGCGAAATGGAAGCTGCCGCCGTGGACGCCCGAACAGCGCGCCGACTTCAACAAGGTCGTCACCGACAAGATCCCGGTGCACTACAACATCGGCCACCTCGTGGTGGGCGGCGGCGACACCATGCAGCCCTACGGCAAGTACCTCGTCGCCATGAACAAGATGTCGAAGGGCCGGCACATCTCAACCGGACCGTCGCAGCCCGAGTCCAGCCAGCTCATCGACATCTCCGGCGACAAGATGGAGATGGTCTACGAGGCGTTCACCGAGCCCGAGCCGCACTTTGCGCAGATCCTGAAGGTCGACGCGATCAAGCCGATCGAGGTGTACCCGAAGGCGGAGAACACCAACCCGAACGCGATCTGGGATGCGAAGGACGCCAGCGTCACGCGCAACGGCAAAGTCGTGGAGGTGAAGATGCTCGCGATCCGCAGCCACTTCGTGCCGGAACGGATCGAGGTCAACGAAGGCGACGAGCTCGTCATCCACGTCACCAACGTCGAGCAGACGCCCGACATGATCCACGGCCTCGGCATCGTGGAGCAGAACGTCAACGTCGTCATCGATCCGGGTGAGACGAAGACGATCCGGCTGCCGATGAAGAAGACGGGCGTGTTCCCGTTCTACTGCACGAACTTCTGTTCGGCGCTGCACCAGGAGATGCAGGGGTATCTCGCGGTGAAGCCCACCAACGTCGCGTCGGCCAAGTGA
- a CDS encoding NosD domain-containing protein, whose protein sequence is MKRLALIALAGLALGGGRLAAAPGDELRARLAAAPAGATVHVAPGRYEGHFILARPVHLLGEPGAVLAGDRTGVVVAIRADDVELAGFTIRGSGRDLSADDAGVHVTGARAVIRDNRLVDILHGIYVRKANDARITGNTIVGDGATGDDAIADPTQHGLKAGDAANGELCGPPAGIDRRGNGIHLWNSSGHLIVGNTISGTRDGVYFSFASHTHVRANHIRQVRYGLHYMYSDDNTFEENEFSENAAGAALMFSRRLVLRANRFLSNRSQRAYGLLLQGIDDTRIEDNVISGNTLGLFAENGNGNTFRGNRITANYVGLRVSDSTATSSFFENTFAGNIHPVETTGENGANLWAVAGRGNHWDGAETLDLNHDGVADIPHFEPDLFGTSRRAFPAIGLLSTSPGERLLRWIQSRLALPGLPGIADPKPLTHPR, encoded by the coding sequence GTGAAGCGGCTCGCCCTCATCGCCCTGGCCGGGCTCGCGCTGGGGGGCGGCCGGCTGGCCGCCGCCCCGGGCGACGAGCTGCGCGCGCGGCTCGCGGCGGCGCCCGCCGGTGCCACTGTCCACGTCGCGCCGGGGCGCTACGAGGGGCACTTCATTCTGGCCCGCCCGGTGCACCTGCTCGGCGAACCGGGAGCGGTCCTCGCCGGCGACCGCACCGGCGTGGTGGTCGCCATCCGGGCCGACGACGTGGAACTCGCCGGCTTCACGATCCGCGGCTCCGGCCGCGATCTCTCGGCCGACGACGCCGGCGTCCACGTGACCGGCGCCCGCGCCGTGATCCGTGACAACCGGCTCGTCGACATCCTGCACGGCATCTACGTCCGCAAGGCGAACGATGCCCGGATCACCGGCAACACCATCGTCGGCGACGGCGCGACCGGGGATGACGCCATCGCCGATCCCACCCAGCACGGGCTGAAGGCCGGCGACGCGGCCAATGGCGAGTTGTGCGGCCCCCCCGCCGGCATCGACCGCCGCGGCAACGGCATTCATTTGTGGAACTCCTCGGGCCACCTCATCGTGGGGAACACGATCAGCGGCACGCGCGATGGTGTGTACTTCTCGTTCGCCAGCCACACCCACGTCCGCGCCAATCACATTCGGCAGGTGCGGTACGGGCTGCACTACATGTATTCGGACGACAATACGTTCGAGGAGAACGAGTTTTCCGAGAACGCCGCGGGCGCCGCCCTGATGTTCTCCCGGCGCTTGGTGCTCCGGGCCAACCGCTTCCTCAGCAATCGCAGCCAGCGCGCCTACGGCCTGCTGCTGCAGGGCATCGATGACACGCGCATCGAGGACAACGTGATCTCCGGCAACACCCTCGGGCTCTTCGCCGAGAATGGGAACGGCAACACCTTCCGCGGGAACCGCATCACGGCAAACTACGTCGGTCTCCGCGTGAGCGACAGCACCGCGACGAGCAGCTTTTTCGAAAACACCTTCGCCGGGAATATCCACCCCGTGGAGACGACCGGCGAAAATGGCGCCAACCTGTGGGCCGTCGCCGGACGCGGCAACCATTGGGATGGCGCCGAGACGCTCGACCTCAACCACGACGGCGTCGCCGACATCCCACATTTCGAGCCGGACCTCTTCGGCACCTCCCGACGGGCGTTTCCGGCCATCGGGCTGTTGTCCACCAGCCCCGGCGAGCGGCTGCTGCGATGGATTCAGAGCCGCCTCGCGCTGCCCGGTCTTCCCGGGATCGCCGACCCAAAACCGCTCACCCACCCGCGATGA